A DNA window from Parabacteroides johnsonii DSM 18315 contains the following coding sequences:
- a CDS encoding ABC transporter permease, translated as MKKEHRLRYIIKEGILDTFYIWKDELKNVFKDEGVLIFFFLVPFAYPLLYSFIYNNEVVHEAKMVVVDQSDSYLSREFTRRVNATPDVEVVAVRADMEEAKRMLDRKEAYGILYFPAEFSKDLHTGKQTTVPLYCDMSSLLFYKAFLLAATEVSLDLGKEIRMHSVPGTSAKQEEITVNPIPYESVTLFNTQNGFASFLVPAILILVIQQTLVLGIGMLGGTAREKNRFHSLVPVSRHFSGTLRVVLGKSLTYILIYVVVCIWVLAVVPKLFSLPQVGDPVTILLFILPYLFASIFFAMTLSGFMTTREAPMLVFVFTSVILIFISGVSWPKEAIPPFWQAVGYLFPSTPGIQGFIRINTCGATLNEVVHEYHTLWIQAGIYFVLALIIYRFQIIRSRA; from the coding sequence ATGAAAAAAGAACATCGTTTACGATATATAATAAAGGAAGGGATCTTGGATACCTTTTACATCTGGAAGGACGAGTTGAAAAATGTCTTCAAAGACGAAGGCGTGCTGATTTTCTTTTTTCTGGTGCCTTTTGCTTATCCGTTGCTCTATTCCTTCATTTATAATAATGAAGTGGTGCACGAGGCGAAGATGGTGGTTGTGGATCAGTCTGATTCTTATCTGAGTCGCGAGTTTACCCGTCGTGTGAATGCTACGCCTGATGTCGAGGTGGTCGCTGTTCGGGCGGATATGGAGGAGGCGAAGCGGATGTTGGACCGGAAGGAAGCCTACGGAATCCTCTATTTCCCGGCCGAGTTCAGTAAGGATTTGCATACGGGAAAGCAGACGACCGTTCCCCTGTATTGCGATATGAGTAGCCTTTTGTTTTATAAGGCGTTCCTGCTGGCGGCGACGGAAGTGTCGCTCGACTTGGGGAAAGAAATACGGATGCATAGTGTCCCGGGTACATCGGCAAAACAGGAGGAGATAACGGTTAACCCGATCCCCTATGAGTCTGTGACCCTTTTTAATACGCAAAATGGCTTTGCCAGTTTTTTGGTTCCGGCTATCCTGATTTTGGTCATTCAGCAAACATTGGTTTTAGGGATCGGGATGTTGGGGGGGACGGCACGCGAGAAGAATCGTTTTCATAGCCTTGTCCCGGTCAGCCGGCATTTTAGCGGAACCTTGCGTGTCGTGCTTGGCAAGTCTCTGACCTATATCCTGATTTATGTGGTTGTCTGCATCTGGGTATTGGCTGTTGTGCCGAAACTCTTCTCCCTGCCTCAGGTGGGCGATCCGGTTACGATCTTGCTGTTCATTTTGCCGTACCTGTTTGCCTCGATCTTCTTTGCTATGACGTTGTCCGGTTTTATGACGACCCGCGAGGCGCCTATGTTGGTGTTTGTCTTTACATCTGTGATCCTGATATTCATCTCCGGCGTTTCTTGGCCGAAAGAAGCGATTCCTCCGTTTTGGCAGGCTGTAGGATATCTGTTTCCCTCGACACCGGGTATCCAAGGATTTATCCGTATCAATACTTGCGGGGCGACATTGAATGAGGTGGTACATGAATATCATACGTTATGGATTCAGGCTGGTATTTACTTCGTACTGGCCCTCATAATTTACCGTTTCCAAATTATCCGTTCTCGTGCTTGA
- a CDS encoding ABC transporter permease, producing the protein MNDEKLNSSPKLSIVDCQLSIAKREIFRICKDPIYFFCMLVAPTICVVFFLSLMKEGLPTDMPVAVVDLDGSSNSRNLVRQLDAFEQTKVVLTTVSFEEARQAMQEGKVYGIFYIPKDFGVDATAGWQPKLSFYTNGTYLIAASLLFRDMKTMSVLAGASVGLQTGLAHGYTEDQIMAQLQPIVIDTHAIGNPWLNYSVYLNNTLLPGVLQLMIFLVTVLSIGSEIKYSTAREWLSMGGNSLTVSLIGKILPHTVIFTIVAFLYAAALYGFNSFPLNSGWLPMLSALFLLVIASQAVGIFMIGVLPTFRLGLSFACLFGMIAFSIVGFSFPVFGMDPTLQALSDLFPLRHYFLIYVDQALNGRSFFYSWTEYAWLTGFLVLPFLIGKNLKKALLYFKYIP; encoded by the coding sequence ATGAATGATGAAAAATTAAATAGTTCCCCAAAATTGTCAATTGTCGATTGTCAATTGTCAATTGCAAAGCGTGAGATATTCAGGATTTGTAAAGACCCGATCTACTTCTTTTGTATGTTAGTGGCTCCGACTATCTGTGTCGTTTTTTTCCTTTCGTTGATGAAGGAGGGCTTGCCGACCGATATGCCTGTTGCGGTTGTAGATCTGGACGGTTCTTCCAACTCCCGTAACTTAGTCCGGCAGTTGGATGCTTTCGAGCAGACGAAGGTGGTGCTGACGACTGTTTCGTTCGAGGAGGCTCGCCAAGCGATGCAGGAAGGGAAAGTGTATGGCATCTTTTATATCCCGAAGGATTTCGGTGTAGATGCGACGGCAGGCTGGCAGCCCAAGCTGTCGTTTTATACGAATGGGACTTATCTTATTGCCGCATCCCTACTGTTCCGGGATATGAAAACCATGTCCGTCTTAGCTGGTGCTTCGGTCGGGCTTCAGACGGGACTGGCGCATGGCTATACCGAAGACCAGATTATGGCGCAGCTCCAGCCGATCGTGATCGACACGCACGCGATCGGGAATCCTTGGCTTAACTATTCGGTCTATCTGAATAACACGCTTTTGCCTGGTGTTTTGCAGTTGATGATTTTCTTGGTGACGGTGTTGAGCATCGGTTCCGAGATCAAATACTCGACGGCTCGCGAATGGTTGTCGATGGGTGGAAACTCTCTTACGGTGAGCCTTATAGGAAAGATATTGCCTCATACGGTGATTTTTACGATCGTGGCATTCTTGTATGCGGCTGCCTTGTATGGGTTCAATTCGTTCCCGTTGAATAGTGGCTGGCTACCCATGTTGTCGGCTCTGTTTCTGTTGGTGATTGCTTCACAAGCGGTCGGGATCTTCATGATCGGGGTGCTGCCGACTTTCCGTTTAGGGCTGAGCTTCGCTTGCTTGTTCGGGATGATCGCTTTTTCTATCGTCGGATTCTCTTTCCCGGTGTTCGGGATGGACCCTACTTTACAGGCGCTTTCCGACCTGTTCCCTCTCCGGCATTATTTTCTGATCTATGTCGACCAGGCATTGAATGGAAGGTCTTTCTTCTATAGCTGGACCGAATATGCCTGGCTAACGGGCTTTCTCGTTTTGCCTTTTTTGATCGGAAAGAACCTGAAGAAAGCGTTGCTGTACTTTAAATATATTCCGTAA